From the Lolium rigidum isolate FL_2022 chromosome 2, APGP_CSIRO_Lrig_0.1, whole genome shotgun sequence genome, one window contains:
- the LOC124688895 gene encoding uncharacterized protein LOC124688895 yields MRNWKVDPNACNPFHICASYCFDYLNEGSERRQLQASQALGDVVVDEEAPGSNGVSFLEDQLNIHDVASASNPNLTAQEDESIDAAVAEELDLEISEEAPDNYGEEMTSFS; encoded by the exons ATGCGAAACTGGAAGGTCGATCCAAATGCTTGCAACCCATTCCATATATGCGCCTCGTACTGCTTCGATTATTTGAATGAAGGCTCGGAGCGCCGACAGCTCCAAGCAAGCCAG GCACTAGGTGATGTTGTAGTGGATGAAGAAGCCCCAGGTAGCAATGGTGTCAGTTTCTTGGAGGACCAGttaaacatccatgatgttgcttcAGCAAGCAATCCTAACTTGACTGCACAGGAAGACGAATCAATTGATGCTGCAGTAGCAGAGGAGCTTGATCTTGAAATATCTGAAGAAGCTCCTGATAACTATGGTGAAGAGATGACATCATTCAGTTAG